In Halichondria panicea chromosome 17, odHalPani1.1, whole genome shotgun sequence, a single window of DNA contains:
- the LOC135351850 gene encoding uncharacterized protein LOC135351850: MGNACSCLVDGTSSSSEPTTLHRHRRKSLSESVKEINTLNTAAATLGATENTLQSKVDELETQKNQENDPEKKRKIQDRLQREQTKLNRVKGQKERAEDMSYQKILKKSQRVLQDVEGEVGAANVLNKVIE, from the exons ATGGGGAACGCATGTTCATGTTTGGTAGATGGCACAAGCTCTTCTTCAGAGCCTACTACACTCCATCGACATCGGAGAAAAAGCTTGTCTGAAAGCGTGAAGGAAATTAACACTCTCAATACTGCAGCTGCTACTCTCGGGGCAACTGAAAACACT CTACAATCAAAAGTGGACGAGTTGGAAACACAAAAGAATCAAGAAAA TGACCCTGAGAAAAAAAGGAAAATCCAGGATCGTCTTCAAAGAGAACAGACAAAACTAAACCGTGTCAAAGGTCAAAAAGAAAGGGCTGAAGATATGTCGTACCAAAAAATTCTCAAGAAAAGCCAGCGAGTGTTACAAGATGTTGAGGGAGAAGTGGGTGCAGCTAATGTCTTG AACAAGGTCATTGAGTAG
- the LOC135351842 gene encoding charged multivesicular body protein 6-A-like has translation MGGFFSRRRRTAEADDAPRGPSRVSEQDKAVLELKKQRDSLRKYQKRINTQMEKEREMAKQFLRDGKKEKAKLLLKKKRYLESLLEKTDQQLENLQQMVDTIEFAQIEMKVVEGLKTGNECLEQMHKIMSVEDVEQVMSDTQEAIEYQREIDELLGQNLTQEDEDAIAEELESIIQASLQTSLPEVGSKPLDTEDDIIDELPEVPTTDPTLAEEGETATKQKRQAVPA, from the exons ATGGGAGGTTTCTTTAGCCGTAGAAGGAGAACAGCGGAGGCTGATGATGCTCCTAGAGGCCCCAGTAGAGTCAGTGAGCAGGACAAGGCTGTACTG GAGCTTAAGAAGCAGAGAGACAGTTTGAGAAAGTACCAGAAACGG ATCAACACTCAGATGGAGAAGGAGAGGGAAATGGCTAAACAGTTCCTAAGAGATGGCAAGAAAGA aAAAGCAAAGCTCCTGTTGAAGAAGAAACGCTACCTAGAGTCCCTACTGGAGAAGACAGACCAGCAACTGGAGAACCTCCAACAAATGGTGGACACCATCGAGTTTGCACAGATTGAGATGAAAGTTGTGGAGGGCCTTAAAACGGGTAACGAGTGTTTGGAGCAGATGCACAAGATTATGTCCGTCGAGGATGTGGAGCAAGTCATGTCCGACACCCAGGAGGCTATAGAATACCAGAGG GAAATTGATGAGCTGCTGGGACAGAACCTCACACAAGAAGACGAGGACGCCATTGCCGAGGAGCTGGAGAGTATTATACAG GCTAGTCTACAGACTAGTCTACCAGAGGTTGGCTCTAAACCACTGGATACAGAGGATGACATCATCGATGAATTGCCTGAGGTGCCCACGACAGACCCAACATTAG CTGAGGAAGGAGAGACGGCTACTAAACAGAAGAGACAAGCAGTTCCAGCCTAA
- the LOC135351806 gene encoding kelch-like protein 3, whose translation MANDLLQSSSQPGPLSQEHGDAPEENAGYDMSGRYGPRALDLTESRRLSQFNPGVEADMPQGEAKDNRDVYSSSRLAKEGFVNFEELREKGQLCDVTIRVEDQDYKAHRLVLAGTCPYFRVMFTGEMSESKQNIVTLKELDPAAVEQLISFLYTGQVEVTEGNVQALLPAANLFQLNEVKDACCDFLKKQLHTTNCLGFMAFADLHSCGELLSESQRYARKHFPDVRMSDEFLQLPLTTVIDLISSSELGVLSEEDVFEAVIEWVKSNKEKRLTHLPELIQHVRYELLPSKYVLEHVTEETLLAENAECKDFIINALKFRLMPPEERARRETVSRVRIGGPQSIIVVGGQAPKAIRSTEIIDSKNHRCKPGPELISRRCRCGVTVHNNSVFAVGGFDGTSRVRSVEYLDLEKGYWVPVETMLSRRSTLGVAVLNGELYAVGGFDGTNGLDSVEKYNSESKKWLSVAPMSSRRSSVGVAVLNGRLYAVGGYDGVARQCLNSVEKYDPELDEWTLVEAMGQRRSGAAVAVLDSLLYAIGGHDGPDIRKSVERYDPATNKWRRVPDMTTPRRNAAGAMVHNCLYVVGGDDGITNLSTIEVFDPFLDKWRFAEGGLTQGRSYAGVAVIDKAAELLNFK comes from the exons ATGGCTAATGACTTGTTGCAATCGTCTTCTCAGCCTGGCCCTCTATCACAAGAACATGGCGATGCACCAGAGGAGAATGCTGGCTATGATATGTCTGGTCGCTATGGCCCTAGAGCTCTCGATTTGACTGAATCTCGAAGACTCAGTCAGTTCAACCCTGGTGTAGAGGCTGACATGCCCCAGGGAGAAGCTAAAGACAACAGGGATGTATACTCTTCGTCTAGACTGGCTAAAGAAGGATTCGTCAACTTTGAGGAGCTTAGAGAAAAGGGGCAGCTATGCGATGTAACGATCCGAGTTGAAGACCAAGACTACAAAGCTCATCGGTTGGTACTAGCTGGCACCTGCCCCTACTTCAGAGTCATGTTCACAG GGGAGATGTCGGAAAGCAAACAGAACATAGTGACACTGAAAGAGCTTGACCCAGCTGCTGTTGAACAACTCATTTCATTCCTCTACACTGGACAGGTGGAGGTTACAGAAGGTAACGTACAAGCTCTATTGCCAGCTGCTAACCTTTTCCAACTCAATGAAGTGAAGGACGCATGCTGTGACTTTCTCAAGAAGCAGCTGCATACAACGAATTGCCTCGGCTTCATGGCATTTGCCGACCTCCATTCTTGTGGAGAGTTGCTCTCAGAGTCCCAAAGATACGCTCGAAAACACTTCCCTGATGTGCGAATGTCAGACGAATTCCTTCAACTGCCGCTCACGACTGTGATTGATTTAATCTCTAGCAGTGAGCTCGGTGTACTCTCAGAAGAGGATGTTTTTGAGGCCGTGATTGAATGGGTCAAAAGCAACAAAGAGAAACGACTGACACACCTCCCTGAGTTGATACAGCACGTCCGATACGAACTCCTCCCTAGCAAGTATGTTCTTGAGCATGTGACTGAAGAAACCCTGTTAGCAGAGAATGCAGAATGCAAAGATTTCATTATCAATGCGCTCAAGTTCCGACTCATGCCCCCTGAGGAAAGAGCGAGGAGAGAGACAGTATCCAGAGTGAGAATAGGTGGTCCTCAGTCTATTATTGTAGTAGGGGGCCAAGCACCTAAGGCTATTCGTAGCACAGAGATTATCGATTCAAAGAACCATCGATGCAAGCCCGGACCAGAGCTGATATCCAGGAGGTGTAGATGTGGCGTTACCGTTCACAACAACTCTGTGTTTGCAGTGGGTGGATTTGACGGGACCTCACGAGTCAG gtcGGTGGAGTATCTGGACCTGGAGAAGGGCTACTGGGTTCCGGTGGAGACCATGCTCTCACGACGCAGCACTCTGGGTGTGGCCGTGCTCAATGGTGAGCTGTACGCTGTCGGTGGTTTCGATGGAACCAATGGACTAGACTCAGTGGAGAAGTACAACTCAG AGTCTAAGAAGTGGTTGAGTGTTGCTCCAATGAGCAGTAGACGCtcgagtgtgggtgtggcagTCCTCAATGGTCGTCTCTATGCAGTGGGCGGTTATGACGGAGTGGCCAGACAATGTCTCAACTCAGTGGAGAAGTACGACCCAG AGCTGGACGAGTGGACTCTGGTAGAGGCCATGGGTCAGAGGCGCAGTGGAGCTGCAGTGGCTGTACTGGACAGTCTGCTGTATGCCATAGGCGGCCATGACGGACCTGACATCAGGAAGAGCGTGGAAAG ATACGACCCAGCCACCAATAAATGGCGTCGTGTGCCAGACATGACTACCCCTCGTAGGAATGCAGCTGGTGCTATGGTCCACAACTGCCTGTACGTGGTGGGCGGGGACGATGGCATCACCAATCTCTCGACAATCGAAGTATTCGACCCGTTTCTGGACAAATGGAGATTTGCAGAGGGTGGTCTAACACAGGGGAGGAGTTACGCTGGCGTGGCTGTCATCGATAAAGCCGCAGAACTTCTCAATTTTAAGTGA
- the LOC135351815 gene encoding antigen WC1.1-like, translated as MSMNLLLCIFMLLHARVSSQSYGDLRLKQRNITDSTFYEGRVEIYLNGEWGTVCEDNFSPIDANVVCRQLGYDGVIASPTSAFHSAYGKGEDNQPIWLDNVGCSDLNGLHILSCPNSGIGVHNCDHFSDVAVNCSPNPLEFPIRLYGHTYPSQGRLEFNCNDVWIPVCAADIDADETDTICKDLGYTMANNFERNNATNFSSILLNDLLDCVEGAKNCSCPNHAPCNEEAVIECSHTTTPFGTVRLVDKFEGILEMFINGAWRTLCADSFTQSDANAVCNKLGHLRAEELSKSILQDSQLVWNKRSDCNLSANEAFNCLAAPSLLTCSQDASVIIKCTNNSLPEEPTDEIGRSTGLPFSLETLIAICLGGGALLCFCCLFMIVCCTHLFCDYHVTNKRARPLLDGHAGTFSFTDKETKLDNEYELEKRSQHTPTFIRPIPHLIPCSTPQIPTSNSSTLDRRPANSPYPFPQEVERIKLRRSQENLLKENIPSLSLHNPTEHSDLEQLARQLEPPEELTLRHGQESWESLCLEPISEEEVSLELSEEHQALEMDFEDI; from the coding sequence ATGTCCATGAACTTACTGCTATGCATCTTTATGCTTTTGCATGCAAGAGTCAGCTCTCAGAGCTATGGTGACTTGAGACTCAAGCAAAGGAATATTACAGACTCTACATTCTATGAAGGAAGAGTGGAGATATACCTCAATGGAGAATGGGGAACAGTATGTGAGGATAATTTCAGTCCAATCGATGCAAATGTCGTATGCCGTCAACTTGGATACGATGGAGTCATTGCATCTCCTACCTCTGCTTTTCACTCAGCTTACGGAAAGGGAGAAGACAACCAACCAATTTGGCTGGATAATGTCGGATGCAGTGATCTGAATGGACTACATATTCTGTCATGCCCAAACTCTGGTATcggtgtacataattgtgatcATTTCTCAGACGTTGCAGTCAATTGTAGCCCAAATCCTCTCGAATTTCCTATTCGTTTGTACGGTCATACTTACCCCTCACAGGGAAGGTTGGAATTCAACTGTAATGATGTATGGATACCGGTGTGTGCTGCAGATATTGATGCTGATGAAACAGATACAATATGTAAAGATCTTGGATACACTATGGCAAATAACTTTGAACGGAATAATGCAACTAATTTTAGTTCGATTCTTTTGAACGATCTACTTGACTGCGTTGAAGGAGCAAAGAATTGTTCATGCCCCAACCATGCTCCCTGTAATGAAGAGGCGGTTATTGAATGCAGTCATACTACTACGCCATTTGGGACGGTTCGGCTGGTAGATAAATTTGAAGGAATTCTTGAAATGTTCATTAATGGAGCGTGGAGGACTCTGTGTGCAGACTCATTCACTCAATCTGATGCAAATGCTGTGTGTAATAAGCTAGGCCATCTGAGAGCTGAGGAACTCTCTAAAAGCATACTTCAAGACAGCCAATTGGTTTGGAACAAACGCTCGGATTGTAACCTAAGCGCTAACGAAGCATTTAATTGTCTTGCTGCCCCATCTTTACTAACATGCTCACAAGATGCCTCTGTAATAATAAAGTGCACTAACAATTCTCTACCAGAGGAGCCAACAGATGAAATCGGACGAAGTACTGGACTTCCATTTTCCCTCGAAACTCTCATTGCAATATGTCTTGGTGGTGGAGCTTTATTGTGCTTTTGCTGTCTATTTATGATAGTCTGCTGCACTCACCTCTTCTGTGACTACCATGTGACAAATAAACGGGCAAGACCACTACTAGACGGGCATGCCGGGACATTTTCATTTACCGATAAGGAAACTAAGCTTGACAATGAATATGAACTAGAGAAACGAAGCCAACACACTCCAACATTTATACGTCCCATACCCCATCTTATACCATGCTCTACTCCACAAATCCCCACTTCCAATTCCTCGACACTTGATCGCAGACCTGCCAACAGTCCGTATCCGTTTCCACAAGAAGTTGAGAGAATTAAACTTCGTCGCAGTCAAGAGAATCTCCTAAAAGAAAACATTCCCTCCCTCTCCCTGCACAACCCTACAGAGCACAGTGACCTTGAGCAGTTGGCTAGACAACTAGAGCCTCCAGAGGAGCTGACATTGAGACATGGACAGGAGAGTTGGGAGTCGCTTTGTTTGGAACCAATTTCAGAGGAAGAAGTTTCTCTGGAGTTATCCGAGGAACACCAAGCGTTGGAAATGGACTTTGAAGATATTTAG
- the LOC135351847 gene encoding ribonuclease P protein subunit p21-like, translated as MGRKKNKGSSTGYTSVPHKEAFQRMNYLFQAALAALCSTPSETGLSRFYVRTMKRISKRLVLRMDPSIKRVLCKSCDSLLVAGVTCTNRLKSARDKHIVVKCLTCGTLKRFLTDNDYVLWSEIPENVAVLGKAPIVPVTDKPESQQVSQQQTTS; from the exons ATGGGGAGAAAGAAGAATAAAGGATCCTCAACAGGGTACACCAGTGTGCCTCACAAGGAGGCCTTCCAGAGAATGAACTACCTCTTCCAA GCTGCTCTGGCTGCTCTGTGCTCTACTCCGAGTGAGACTGGTCTCTCCCGATTCTATGTACGCACTATGAAGAGAATCAGCAAAAGACTTGTACTCAGAAT GGACCCGAGTATAAAGAGAGTGCTCTGCAAGTCATGTGACTCCCTGCTTGTTGCCGGGGTAACCTGTACTAATCGACTGAAAT CTGCTAGGGACAAGCATATCGTTGTGAAGTGTTTGACGTGCGGTACCCTCAAGAGATTTCTCACCGACAATGACTATGTACTCTGGTCTGAAATACCCGAGAATGTTGCAG TTCTGGGAAAGGCTCCAATTGTACCAGTTACAGACAAACCTGAATCCCAGCAAGTTTCTCAGCAACAAACGACTTCATAG
- the LOC135351823 gene encoding protoheme IX farnesyltransferase, mitochondrial-like, which yields MEILCTSCQRRLVRGATLLHIWRGGSGLLLQRSLHLTAQRLELNKPKTDEEDNPLKESDFVSQHTHQSSVGYSPDDEAIKAQYPGNRGSNKGEEEVEEWREQKIEISKLPGMYLRLSKHKLTTLVVLTALAGYSMAPGAVSVSTLLWMTAGTSLCSAAANTFNQWIEVPFDSQMARTRNRVLVRGMISPLHASLFGLTAGITGTTILYHLVNPLTAALGATNLLLYTLVYTPMKRISIMNTWVGSIVGSIPPLMGWAACTGSLEPGAFVLAGVLYAWQFAHFNALSWGLRGDYSRAGYRMMAVTDPELCKRVALRYSLATIPICSLAAPLFGVTSVWFSLDSLVPNVWLSYLAWRFYKDSDFKSARKLFQFSLFHLPLLMGLLFLNKKSSQTETEQLDSL from the exons ATGGAGATACTTTGCA CATCCTGTCAAAGGCGGTTAGTCAGGGGGGCCACACTGCTGCACATTTGGAGAGGGGGGTCTGGACTACTATTACAGAGGAGTCTACATCTCACTGCACAGCGGCTCGAGCTTAATAAACCCAAGACAGATGAAGAAGACAATCCATTGAAG GAAAGTGACTTTGTCTCGCAACACACCCACCAAAGTTCAGTGGGCTACTCACCAGATGACGAAGCTATCAAAGCGCAGTACCCTGGAAACAGAGGCAGCAACAAAGGAGAAGAAGAGGTTGAGGAGTGGAGGGAACAGAAGATCGAGATATCCAAACTCCCGGGGATGTATCTGCGACTGTCCAAGCACAAACTAACGA CTCTTGTGGTACTGACTGCTCTGGCTGGCTACAGCATGGCTCCTGGAGCAGTGAGTGTGTCCACTCTGCTTTGGATGACTGCTGGAACTAGCCTCTGCTCAGCAGCTGCTAACACCTTTAATCAG TGGATTGAAGTTCCCTTTGACTCACAAATGGCGAGGACCAGGAACAGAGTACTTGTCAGAGGCATGATCAG CCCTCTTCATGCATCACTGTTTGGGCTCACAGCTGGCATCACCGGTACAACAATCCTCTATCACCTTGTCAACCCTCTAACAGCCGCACTGGGTGCTACCAACCTGCTACTCTACACACTTGTATACACTCCTATGAAGCGAATCAGTATCATGAACACCTGGGTCGGATCTATTGTCGGCTCTATACCACCATTGATGGGTTGGGCAGCTTGCACTGGTAGTTTGGAGCCTGGAGCCTTTGTACTGGCCGGAGTGCTCTATGCTTGGCAGTTTGCACATTTCAATGCTCTTAGTTGGGGCCTGAGGGGAGACTACTCGAGAGCTGGTTACCGGATGATGGCCGTAACTGACCCGGAACTTTGTAAACGAGTGGCACTTAGGTACAGTTTGGCTACTATACCGATTTGTTCGTTGGCTGCTCCACTGTTTGGTGTGACTAGTGTTTGGTTTTCACTGGATTCTCTCGTTCCTAATGTCTGGCTCAGTTATCTGGCATGGAGGTTCTATAAAGACTCAGACTTCAAGTCGGCACGTAAACTATTCCAGTTCAGCTTGTTTCATTTGCCTCTGTTGATGGGACTGTTATTTCTGAACAAGAAGAGTAGCCAGACAGAGACTGAACAGTTAGATTCTTTATAG
- the LOC135351797 gene encoding protein unc-13 homolog D-like yields MAAIVLSVCKKIYEIKDLIPNLLKPSGSLIRGTDQPTTPLLISNESSTILETVIQEQKHSASRSPQSSGSDDKECEDDMYTIGVTKDTSIYEGAEEAAKLEQTLAIALATVVNFRKVPNDDTSKQLAEYVLKAFNTDDETLRQHWKKASAQEKPKIKLVCTVRSCSKLEAKYAKGKSDLYVRIGIIDATRQGEDIVKKENLLDWKKKGGVMPTGEIQETSVRKATLNPQWNETLELSMVSTKQDLLVVEVWDSDKDMATPTKVKGIRHFVKDLRKTEYVGRAFFSLLGLKRVEGKEMELFSHSGKSRQGSIIMDLSVEEVKKNTPLEVGMWEHLQLTHAVVNHEGRVGGQYRRKWRGELNEEAEKLLDKHAEYSGLSEAHKAVTRFSILIKYRGTFAVKMSTIISLIQKIITLTPETFTLKPKYYTEGKVSHDWVAALLKDLGELVMDIEEVLKNHLTLLNIKDSKDVERLRRRVGILLQLYKFTPFVERLPEEKRSLSQLLEKSIQAAVPSWFLMLCAKLMPDQNTPDMQLIAFKGVIEDVLYHCKIALQHVNPIFQRAGVDYFTPFYIIIDKLIFAETMYKLEIRNSPDVVTTYEVYTTIKEIKKLKKNVPKEHRQELAIDVSHDIFQSKVDQWIDLATERCKSGIKKAIELDKVVHVTNDVQFSSSAVDGAGFLFLLMKLSDELDWPAKAEAFTFMISVVRNVCECALFYVSEACNCLRPEDMHDGQGHFRATEKLSIVLNNMQHIKTVIMKHLMEHSLEQSGKKLTEEEQEIQTHSKVVMGTLIQSAGEDIGNKMGSIISQIVSKMSPDMMTLIKKIMERKTPTISLEVIDPVMTYLASNLQTLGNHLLTPIFQLILRNMWCMSIDSLQKVLNSDAAKKSNDRSQYYSKVKFILQSFKEFFHADGNGLDLESLNTNKYKELLYQLDILSLQTDKLVLKFFSDLADIQTALVNSEKDKYGKILLSVGYHQDKEVVEVNLFQANKLPSLDSTGLSNPFVELTLMPPWQFGHTQSKKQKTPVKKKTVNPVFNEDFIMPASKASLQTRGAVLLLTIFDYDMLRSNDLCGVCVVPCEDIPILSPVTSAFDNPGAIVKKNLILPLFKIPASTMSLNELLTRANSSDLRVADFLKENKQILADLDIDNPTLQQSLMTKHLKRIKSGATGLLTMASKLRKSTIH; encoded by the exons ATGGCGGCTATAGTACTATCAGTGTGTAAGAAGATCTACGAGATCAAGGACCTGATTCCTAACCTTCTTAAACCAAG tggtTCCCTAATTCGTGGCACTGATCAACCTACCACGCCTTTACTAATCAGTAATGAATCTTCTACCATTCTAGAGACTGTTATCCAG GAGCAGAAACACAGTGCGTCAAGGTCCCCCCAATCTTCCGGCAGTGATGACAAAGAGTGTGAGGATGATATGTACACCATTGGTGTTACTAAGGATACCTCCATCTATGAGGGGGCAGAGGAAGCAGCTAAG CTCGAGCAGACACTAGCAATCGCCTTGGCAACTGTTGTCAACTTTAGGAAGGTACCGAACGACGACACCAGCAAACAGCTAGCGGAGTATGTACTCAAG gcgtTTAATACTGATGACGAGACACTGAGGCAGCATTGGAAGAAAGCTTCTGCTCAAGAG AAACCAAAAATAAAGCTTGTTTGTACTG TGAGGAGTTGCTCTAAACTAGAAGCCAAATATGCCAAGG GCAAGAGTGATCTGTATGTCCGTATCGGGATCATTGATGCTACACGTCAGGGAGAGGATATTGTTAAGAAGGAGAACCTCCTCGACTGGAAGAAAAAGGGCGGAGTCATGCCCACTGGGGAAATACAGGAGACAAGTGTACGGAAAGCTACCCTCAACCCTCAGTGGAATGAGACTCTCgaact GTCGATGGTCAGCACTAAACAAGATTTGCTTGTGGTGGAGGTGTGGGACAGTGACAAGGAtatggccacacccaccaaggTCAAGGGCATTCgtca TTTTGTGAAGGACCTCCGTAAGACGGAGTACGTGGGACGTGCGTTCTTTTCTCTGTTGGGACTAAAACGTGTAGAGGGCAAAGAGATGGAGCTTTTCTCTCACTCAGGGAAGAGTCGCCAGGGCTCCATTATTATGGACCTGTCAGTGGAAGAAGTCAAGAAGAACACTCCTCTTGAG GTTGGTATGTGGGAGCATCTGCAGCTGACTCATGCTGTAGTGAACCACGAGGGTCGTGTGGGGGGTCAGTATCGGAGGAAATGGAGGGGAGAGTTGAATGAGGAGGCAGAGAAGCTACTGGACAAGCACGCAGAGTACAGTGGACTCAGTGAAGCACACAAAGCAGTCAC tcgttTCTCTATTCTGATCAAGTACCGTGGGACGTTTGCTGTCAAGATGTCTACTATCATTTCTCTCATCCAGAAAATCATCACCCTGACACCGGAAACATTCACACTAAAGCCCAAATACTATACTGAGGGGAAGGTCTCACATGactgg GTTGCTGCGTTACTGAAGGACCTTGGAGAGCTAGTGATGGACATCGAGGAGGTCTTGaagaaccacctcactctgCTCAATATCAAGGACTCCAAGGATGTGGAGAGACTGAGGCGTCGTGTGGG CATTTTGCTCCAGCTGTACAAGTTCACCCCATTCGTGGAACGCCTCCCTGAAGAGAAACGGTCGTTGTCACAGCTGTTGGAGAAGAGCATTCAAGCTGCTGTCCCCAGTTGGTTCCTCATGCTCTGTGCCAAGCTAATGCCTGACCAGAAT ACACCGGACATGCAGCTGATTGCTTTCAAGGGTGTCATTGAGGATGTTCTCTACCACTGCAAGATAGCGCTGCAACACGTCAACCCCATCTTTCAGAG AGCCGGGGTAGACTACTTCACTCCCTTCTATATCATTATTGACAAACTG ATTTTCGCGGAAACGATGTACAAACTTGAAATACGGAACAGCCCTGACGTTGTGACCACGTACGAGGTGTATACAACCATCAAAGAAATCAAAAAGCTCAAAAAGAATGTTCCGAAAGA ACACCGCCAGGAGTTAGCGATAGATGTGTCACACGATATCTTTCAGAGCAAAGTAGACCAGTGGATTGATCTTGCCACAGAGAGATGCAAATCAGGCATAAAGAAAGCCATTGAGCTAGACAAAGTGGTCCATGTCACAAACGATGTCCAGTTCTCATCCTCGGCTGTTGACGGAGCCGGGTTCCTGTTCCTACTCATGAAACTCAGCGATGAG CTTGATTGGCCAGCTAAGGCGGAGGCATTTACGTTCATGATATCTGTGGTGAGgaatgtgtgtgagtgtgcccTATTCTACGTGTCTGAGGCCTGCAATTGCCTGAGGCcagaggacatgcatgacggACAGGGGCACTTTAGGGCCACTGAAAAG ctgagCATAGTGCTAAACAATATGCAACACATCAAGACAGTGATAATGAAGCATTTGATGGAGCACTCACTGGAACAGAGCGGCAAGAAACTAACAGAAGAAGAGCAAGAGATTCAAACTCACTCGAAGGTGGTTATGGGAACACTCATTCAAAGTGCTGGGGAAGACATTGGCAACAAAATGGGCAGCATCATCAGTCAAATTGTTTCGAAG ATGAGCCCTGATATGATGACACTTATTAAGAAGATTATGGAGAGAAAGACACCAACGATTAGTCTAGAG GTAATAGACCCCGTGATGACATACCTGGCCAGCAACCTCCAGACACTAGGCAACCATCTTCTCACTCCCATCTTCCAATT AATCCTGAGAAACATGTGGTGTATGTCTATTGACTCTCTACAGAAGGTGCTCAACTCTGATGCAGCCAAGAAGAGTAACGATCGCAGTCAGTACTATTCAAAGGTCAAGTTTATCCTACAGAGCTTCAAGGAGTTCTTCCATGCTGATGGTAATGGGCTCGACTTGGAGAGCTTGAACACCAACAAGTACAAG GAGCTCCTCTATCAGCTTGACATTCTGAGCCTCCAAACAGACAAACTGGTCTTGAAATTCTTCTCTGATTTGGCAGATATTCAAACGGCCCTGGTAAACTCTGAAAAAGATAAGTACGGAAAGATTTTGCTCAGTGTGGGCTACCATCAAGACAAGGAGGTTGTTGAGGTCAACCTCTTCCAGGCCAACAAGCTGCCAAGCCTGGACAGTACAG GGCTTAGTAACCCATTTGTTGAGTTGACCCTCATGCCTCCCTGGCAATTTGGCCACACCCAGTCAAAGAAACAAAAGACCCCTGTCAAAAAGAAGACTGTGAATCCAGTTTTCAATGAGGATTTCATCAT gcctgCCAGTAAAGCATCTCTTCAAACTCGAGGAGCTGTCTTATTACTGACTATCTTTGACTATGACATGCTTCGTTCCAATGATTTGTGTGGAGTGTGCGTCGTACCGTGTGAAGACATTCCCATCCTCTCTCCAGTCACTTCAGCCTTTGACAATCCTGGCGCCATTGTGAAGAAGAACTTGATACTACCTCTCTTCAAGATTCCTGCAAGTACAATGTCTCTGAATGAGTTACTTACTCGAGCTAATTCATCTGATCTAAGAGTTGCTGACTTCCTCAAGGAGAATAAACAAATTCTGGCAGATTTAGATATCGATAATCCCACACTCCAACAGAGCCTTATGACAAAACATCTGAAACGGATCAAATCGGGTGCAACTGGACTACTTACTATGGCTTCAAAACTTCGAAAGTCTACAATCCACTGA